Genomic DNA from Gemmatimonadales bacterium:
GCATGGAGCGGCGCGGCTGGGTGGCGGCCGAATGGGGTCTCTCGGACAACAACCGCCGGGCGAGGTTCTATCAGCTGACCGCCGCCGGCCGGCGGGAGCTCAGGGCGCAGAGCGCGGCGTTCTCGCGCTACGCCACCGCGCTGTTCAAGGTCCTCCGGACCGCGTGAGGGTCCT
This window encodes:
- a CDS encoding PadR family transcriptional regulator, with product MAADLELMQGTLDLMVLKALTWGPMHGYAVARWVRETTDDDLQVEEGALYTALHRMERRGWVAAEWGLSDNNRRARFYQLTAAGRRELRAQSAAFSRYATALFKVLRTA